tgctttCAATGTCACTAATAAATTCCATTTCATCACAATGTGGTGTTGCATAATTTCAAGTTGTAGAAACCTTGATTTGGTTTAGCTTGTATTGAATGGTTCAGAATCATTGTCCGTTGATCAGCAACTTCCTTTTGAAACCATAAGCACTTCACAATCTCTTGTcttcattgattgtttCTCCAGTGTAGTGTATTTGCATGAAGTAAATCGTTCTTGATTTTGCGGACAAATGTGGGTGAGTGTTTGGCAGTGCATTGGTAATCATGGAAAGTTGGATTACGAGATGAAAAAATCGATTGGGCATGATCCCGTTCCACATTTTTAATAAAAATGACCATTAATCCAATTTATGAGTGTTGTGACAATGGTACCTCAATAATCACCAGGTCTACTTATCCAAACAACTACATTCGTTGAACACTTCTTACCTATTCCCGGTAATTCCGATACGGCGCCTTCTTCACAGGCAATACTCTGATTACCTTCGTCAATAATCGCATAAAATGAATCATTCCCATACCGGTGTGTTAAAAATTGGCTAATATTTTGAGCTCTTCGGTCTTCACCAACTTCCTCATCATGCCCAAATACAAGAACTGCAGTCCTTTCTCACTTGGAGCCAGATTTGTGTAGCTCCTCGGTTGATCCTGAATTTTAATCAACAGATTTTTACAATCAGATGAATCATGACCCCATAATTTGTTTCTCCCGTATGGTGCGTATGTCCAATGGTCTAAAGTCGGTTTTTGTATGAGCACAAGATCTTGATGAGCAGTAAGTAatatttgtttcaattccaGTGGTAGTTTCGATTCTTTCCAAATGGTGACAATTGCGGTGAATGAACTATTTCCGCTTGTAAAAAAATGGGTGAATACAAGGGGagatattttgttgaaatatttggaaTAGTGTAGATTTATCATTCCAATATCAAGGGTCATCCTCCACAGGTACGTCTTCATCATACACATCAGTTGGGATTTGAGCTATTCGAGATAATTACTTGGCCACTTGGTTGGTGAAAGTCTCGTTGAAAAGGATGCTCAATACGGTCGAATGGTCTTTAATGCACGATTGGAGAACTTGTAGTCCTATCGGCAACATATCCTTTGTTTTGGCTTCTTAAAGTAGCTCCGTGTTGTAATAATGAAATAGTTAATTGTAGTTGGTAGAAGTTGTGGTGCTGTGAGTGTAAGCCACAACCATGAACAATATTGGTAGAACAGGTTGGTTGCGATGGGTGAGAAAAAGTTCCAGTTTTCCTGAACCTCCACTGCAATCGGTATAGGCGATTTGCACTTTTTACAACTCCTTCTGGAGTAACAGTTTGTTAATTGTATTTCATTCAAAGATGCTATACTCCAATTGCTGGCTACCGATTCTTTTGTTCCATACGCATTATGCTATTGTGTGACAGAAATCAAGTGCCACAGTTTCCAATTTCGCTGGCGGGAAAACTAACCAGCGAATAAACGAACGAAACGATTAGTGCCgtacaattggaaattcCTAACacatttccaaattctttttccatTTCCACCACCCTATATCTACCAACAAACCATGTCGGATACTACAATCGATGATCTAGTTACCGGGATAACTGCAGCCTTAATCAGTAAGctccaacaacaagatgTGGTTCAAACTCGAACCAAtgccaatgatgaaaaaataGAACAAACTGTGTCAAACTACAATGCCGAATactttgacaaattggCTGAAAGATATATTGAATTCACTTATAACAACCCTACCATTTACCATGTTGTCGATCACTTTAAACGCCAATTGAAAGACGCTGGGTTTGAGTATTTACCTGAACCAGAATCGTGGAGTGAGGTCAGGCCGGGCAAATATTTCACCACCAGAAATGGTTCCTCTCTTGTGGCCTTTGTCATTGGTAAGGATTGGAAACCAGGCAAGGGTTTTGGTGCTGTAGGATCCCATATTGATTCACTCACCACTGTTTTGAAACCAGTGTCCAAAAAGGATAAGGTTGATGGATATGAGTTGCTTGGTATTGCTCCCTATGCTGGTACTTTGAACAATCTCTGGTGGGATAGAGATTTAGGTATTGGAGGTAGATTGTTGGTCAAGGACTCAAAGGGAAAAGTCACCCAACATTTGGTTGATTCAACACCACATCCCATTGCTCATATTCCTACATTAGCGCCACACTTTGGTGAGCCAGCAGTTGGTCCATTCAATACCGAAACAAAGGCAGTTCCAGTTATTGGGTTCTCTCAGGGAGAAGACCCTGAACCTACTGAAGCGGAAAAGAGGGCTCCATTGTATGGCAAACATTCCTTGAAATTATTGAGATACATTGCCAAAAAGGCAAATGTCAGTGTTGAATCAATTAGTCAATGGgatttgcaattgtttgaCGTTCAAAAGGGAACCAAAGGTGGTTTAAATAATGAGTTTATTTTCGCTCCAAGAGTTGACGACAGAGTGTGCTCCTTTGCTGCTTTGAATGGGTTAATTAATGCAGCAACTCAAAAAGAGCTTGAAGATGACTCATTTTCCATCGTTGCTTTATACGACAACGAAGAAATTGGAAGTTTGACAAGAGCTGGTGCCAGAGGTGGTATTCTTGAACtggttgttgaaagagTTGTTGCCAGTGAGTATTACAACCCTGATGGACTTAGTGTTCAAGATAAAGTGAGATTAATTTACGCTAATTCTATCATTTTATCTGCTGATGTCAATCATTTATTGAAccccaatttcaaagaagtCTATTTAGAGAAGCACGAAACTGTCCCCAACAAAGGTGTTTCAATTGCCTTGGATCCAAATGGGCATTTTGCTACCGATTCAATAGGTTTGgcatttgttgaaagttTGGCTAAAGCAaataaagatgaattgcaatatttccaaattagAAATGATACCAGAAGTGGTGGATCAATTGGACCAGCAATTTCTTCAGCAACTGGTGTAAGAACAATTGATCTTGGAATTCCTCAATTATCAATGCATTCAATTAGAGCAACTTTAGGATCAAAAGATATTGGATTGGGAACAAAGTTTTTCACTggatttttccaaaattggagATCAACTTATGATAAGTTTGCTGATTTGTGATTATGATAAAAGTAGACAATAAAAAACGATTTGAATAGGAATTTTGCTTGAGCAGTTTTATCAGTGTTTTGTCTTTGAGAATGTAAGATTTTATGATTTGAAgacaattcttcaacatccCTAAAGAAACGGAATGTACAGTTCTCAGTGGTGTAGATGATTTCTTGTCGGctttttctccaaatatGTGTAAGTCAATGCTCACGTAGTAGTGCTACTGAAGCAATCCGTGAGTTGGGATTCCCCAAGTATTGCAAAATCGATTGATGTTAAGATTCCAAGAGATGCACAACCCGACAACTATAATACATTGGAATCTCTAGATCTAAACAAACAAGTAGTTATTGGAGAGTAATTGAATTCGAGTGTCAACTTCCAGTGACTTCAAAGACTTAGCACTTGAGTTGTAATAGAACTATTGCAAAGTGATGGTGATCAAAAGGTCGAACTGTAACTACTTGCAAACTGTGAATACATATAGGTAAATCACGACAAATGATCAGTAACACAACAAATCCATTGTAGCTTAAAGTGGAAGAAGCTGTCCACATCTTCAAGATATTGGCTCAAGCATACAGTGATTGTAAGAAACTCTTTCCATCATTGGACGATGTCTATCGTTATATGGCGTTGTGTTTTTGTAAGAACTCGTTGgagttttttcttttccccagacaaacaattttgtttcaaagtcttttttgtttactcatttgaaaatatatcATAATATTACAACTCATGTGGTATTTCACTTTTAGTTTATTAGCTCTGTACTGAAATGTAGATTGGTTTGTGGCACCACTAATAACTTGTTGTAACCAGTTTTGCCTCCTTATCATTGTGAAAAACATATGTTTTGTAGCTGGATCTTCTGTTTCCTTTTCCGTGGATAAATAGAATGcacaattgtttaatatGTTTGTGTCATACTCAGTATTACCCACGGAGCTACAAAAAAGAGCAAAACATATACGTATGAAAATGTTTAGCTGCACACTACCTTTGATGTAAAGTAGTTGTAGTTTGATATAGGAGTGTTTCTTACAACGCCTCTGACCTCTTCTATCACAAACGTGAATATATTATGAGGGTGATTTAACCCGTGGGGTTATatcattgtttgttgttgtttttttgtttttttgttttttttggctccaattgattccaattttCGGGGTTTTTCTGTTTGTGTATTGGTAGTTTGCATATATaaatgtatatatataacaAACGCCTTTTACTAAATTTAGACTAAGCATAAGTAGATATAGATGGATGAATGGATGTGTGGACTGACTGAATGCAAGGAAAGGAATAGTAgaaaagatcaaattgaggGACAGGCGTGTCAATTTGAGCGGTACTTTCAAACGTTTCgtaatttttttatattcCATCGAATCGATTGAGATATCTACCCGTAGAGCAAATCATAAGTGTATAATTTCTGCACCTAGAGCAAAACAAATACTCC
This region of Candida orthopsilosis Co 90-125, chromosome 6 draft sequence genomic DNA includes:
- a CDS encoding Lap41 aminopeptidase yscI precursor, which codes for MSDTTIDDLVTGITAALISKLQQQDVVQTRTNANDEKIEQTVSNYNAEYFDKLAERYIEFTYNNPTIYHVVDHFKRQLKDAGFEYLPEPESWSEVRPGKYFTTRNGSSLVAFVIGKDWKPGKGFGAVGSHIDSLTTVLKPVSKKDKVDGYELLGIAPYAGTLNNLWWDRDLGIGGRLLVKDSKGKVTQHLVDSTPHPIAHIPTLAPHFGEPAVGPFNTETKAVPVIGFSQGEDPEPTEAEKRAPLYGKHSLKLLRYIAKKANVSVESISQWDLQLFDVQKGTKGGLNNEFIFAPRVDDRVCSFAALNGLINAATQKELEDDSFSIVALYDNEEIGSLTRAGARGGILESVVERVVASEYYNPDGLSVQDKVRLIYANSIILSADVNHLLNPNFKEVYLEKHETVPNKGVSIALDPNGHFATDSIGLAFVESLAKANKDELQYFQIRNDTRSGGSIGPAISSATGVRTIDLGIPQLSMHSIRATLGSKDIGLGTKFFTGFFQNWRSTYDKFADL